AGCACCGGAAATTCACAATTTTGATACCTATCTCATCCAAGGCGATTTCGATACTCTGCTCATTCGCCCAGTTTCCCCTTTGACGCTATTACTTACTCGCAATCTAGACCTCAGCCGCTTAGGAGGTATTGTACAGGGAATCGGAGTGTTATGCCTATCCCTAGCTCTCATGTGGGGAGTACGGGATCTACAGGGACTATTACTCTACCTACCTATCACACTCCTTAGTGGAACAGCAATTCTCTTCTCGTTAGGATTAATCACCGCCACTCTCGCCTTCTGGAGTGAACGAACTCGTGATTTTCAATCCTTTACACTATACGCACCGAGTAACGCTGCAAGTTATCCTATGAGCGTGTACACTGGCTGGATCAAATGGCTTTTCTTCACCATCCTTCCTGTCGCTTATATGGGGTATGTCCCTGTCGCTTATCTATTGCATAAGGGGGGCAGCTGGCATGGTTTATGGCTATCGCCGCTCATCGCCCTCCTTTCCATTTTGATTGCTCTACACATCTGGC
This sequence is a window from Mechercharimyces sp. CAU 1602. Protein-coding genes within it:
- a CDS encoding ABC transporter permease; translation: MRLFLTLWGASLRSRMQYKGNFLFSSFSYGMIMLLDFLLLAAILYRFDHILGWTIAEVGLLYSISTISMSLYRLLAPEIHNFDTYLIQGDFDTLLIRPVSPLTLLLTRNLDLSRLGGIVQGIGVLCLSLALMWGVRDLQGLLLYLPITLLSGTAILFSLGLITATLAFWSERTRDFQSFTLYAPSNAASYPMSVYTGWIKWLFFTILPVAYMGYVPVAYLLHKGGSWHGLWLSPLIALLSILIALHIWHIGIRHYRSTGS